The following DNA comes from Meles meles chromosome 8, mMelMel3.1 paternal haplotype, whole genome shotgun sequence.
ATATCCTTAGTCACATCCTGAAAATGATGGAAGGTGAAAGGTGTGATATATGATACATCACATATGTGATATGTGATAGGTAAGAGGGAAACCATGCAGTTCATATCTTCAGGCATGTCTAGAGAGAAAATTAggactgtatttttttctccaagttcCTGCCTTTCAAATGTAATTAGAGCATTCATGGTTGAGAAAAGTCAAGCTAGAACACAATTAGTTACTGCTCTTTCCCACTCTCCTCAGTAATTTCCTGATCCCCTCTTTAATCTCCTGGGTTCGTACCCCATAGACAATGGGGTTGAGAGCTGCAGGAATTACATGGTGTAGGACATTTAGTAAGATGGGGATATcaggggaaatttttttcttggcaatatgggtaaaaacaaaaaccagaagaaTGGTGCTGAAGAAAAGGATGAGAATGAAGTGAGAGCCACATGTGCTCAGAGCTTTGGTAGCTGCCCCTTTTGCCTTGAGTCTAAGAACGGTTCTTAGAATGAAGGTATAGGAGAGGAAGATGAGGATGAGATCAGAGCCCAGAAGAGTCCAGGCCACAATTAACTGGTATATTTTGTTAAGGAAAACGTTATCACAGGAGAGCTTGGACACAGAGAGGTTGGCACAGATACAGTTCTCAATTATATGTTTTCCACAATAATGGAGCCGGGCAGAGAGGATAGGAATGAACATAGTAAGAAATGCATTCCTGgccaaaataaaaatagcagcctTGGCTACAAATTGGTCAGTGATGATGGATGGGTACCTTAGAGGGTGGCAGATGGCCatatagcggtcataggccatgatCATGAATGTGCAGGACTCCATGGCAAGGAACCAATTCATGATGTACATCTGGAGGAAGCAGGCATAGAAGCTGATGGACTTGAGGTCAAACCAAAAGATGGCCAGGACCTTGGGGATGACAGTGAGACAGAGCACCATGTCCAGTAGAGAGAGCAGGCTGAGTAGGTAGTACATAGGCTGGTGTAGAGAGACCTCCAGCCAGATGGTGATTAGGAGAATAGTATTAGCCCCCATGGCcaagaggaagaggaggctgaGGGGCAGGGACAACCAGAACTTCCAGCTGGGGGACTTGACAAAACAATTCAGGAGGAAGTTTGAAACCTCAGCGGAGATGATGTCATTTGGATGTGCTgtcatcttttgtctttttttttttttccctttttattaattttttcagcgtaacagtattcattctttttgcacaacacccagtgctccatgcaaaacgtgcccccccatcacccaccacctgttcccccaacctcccacccctgacccttcaaaaccctcaggttgtttttcagagtccatagtctcttatggttc
Coding sequences within:
- the LOC123948710 gene encoding olfactory receptor 56A3-like gives rise to the protein MTAHPNDIISAEVSNFLLNCFVKSPSWKFWLSLPLSLLFLLAMGANTILLITIWLEVSLHQPMYYLLSLLSLLDMVLCLTVIPKVLAIFWFDLKSISFYACFLQMYIMNWFLAMESCTFMIMAYDRYMAICHPLRYPSIITDQFVAKAAIFILARNAFLTMFIPILSARLHYCGKHIIENCICANLSVSKLSCDNVFLNKIYQLIVAWTLLGSDLILIFLSYTFILRTVLRLKAKGAATKALSTCGSHFILILFFSTILLVFVFTHIAKKKISPDIPILLNVLHHVIPAALNPIVYGVRTQEIKEGIRKLLRRVGKSSN